One region of Gloeocapsopsis sp. IPPAS B-1203 genomic DNA includes:
- the mrdA gene encoding penicillin-binding protein 2 — protein sequence MALFQPQFTGNSLTARTVGRDRRALAIVLLITIFIFGGIGSRLAYLQLIEGEHLQQLAERNRIRVIPKQPERGNIFDRNGKVLASSRLSHAVYIWPQAPKKDTWATTRTRLASILKIPETEIQQRLDKAGYNSPNLVRIARDLNPAQITALAEYRNELRDVEVYIEAVRNYPNQQIAAHILGYTGEMNDEELAQKRSEGYRLGDIVGQMGVEAAFEKQLRGEWGGQQVEVDGAGQILRLLGEKSAKSGGNVHLTLDLELQKAAEVALGDRQGAIVALDPNNGAVLAMVSRPAFDPNIFSKRITPEIWQQLQSKQHPFVNRALQSFPPASTFKVITTTAGIESGKFSYNATLPTYGCMNIGGTTFCDWNRAGFGRLGFVGALAWSSNTFFYQIGKGVGESTLIDWTRRYGFGQKTGIELASEESAGLVADDRWKQKNLNLPWSVGDTVNMSIGQGFLQVTPLQLAVMFAVPANGGDRVQPHLLKDNEDSKWRESLNLKPETVRVLRQGLRQVVSGGTGQVLNLPTIPRVAGKSGTAQAFGKQAHAWFGAYAPADKPEIVVVAFAEHSGGGGGKVAAPMVLKVLEAYFKK from the coding sequence ATGGCTTTATTCCAGCCTCAGTTTACTGGAAATAGTCTTACTGCCCGTACAGTGGGACGCGATCGCCGTGCTCTAGCGATCGTACTGCTTATTACTATATTTATCTTTGGTGGAATTGGTAGCCGTTTAGCATATTTGCAGTTGATTGAAGGCGAACACCTACAACAGTTGGCAGAACGCAATCGAATTCGGGTCATTCCTAAACAACCAGAACGAGGTAATATATTTGACCGTAATGGCAAAGTTTTAGCGAGTAGTCGTCTTTCTCATGCTGTCTATATTTGGCCTCAAGCGCCTAAAAAAGATACTTGGGCAACGACTCGAACTCGTCTAGCAAGCATTCTTAAGATTCCAGAAACTGAAATTCAACAACGATTAGATAAAGCTGGTTACAATTCTCCTAACTTAGTTCGGATTGCCCGCGATCTCAATCCGGCTCAAATTACCGCTTTAGCTGAATATCGTAACGAACTACGAGACGTTGAAGTTTACATTGAAGCTGTCCGCAACTACCCAAACCAACAAATTGCTGCGCACATCCTTGGTTACACAGGAGAAATGAACGATGAAGAATTAGCTCAAAAGCGCAGTGAAGGCTACCGCTTGGGTGATATTGTTGGGCAAATGGGTGTAGAAGCAGCGTTTGAAAAGCAGCTGCGCGGTGAATGGGGGGGTCAGCAAGTAGAAGTCGATGGTGCTGGACAAATTTTACGACTTTTAGGTGAAAAATCAGCAAAATCAGGTGGCAATGTCCATTTAACTTTAGATTTAGAATTGCAGAAAGCTGCTGAAGTAGCACTAGGCGATCGCCAAGGTGCGATCGTCGCACTCGATCCAAATAACGGTGCAGTGTTAGCAATGGTCAGTCGCCCTGCGTTTGACCCTAATATCTTTTCTAAACGGATTACTCCTGAAATATGGCAGCAACTGCAAAGTAAACAGCATCCTTTCGTTAATCGTGCTTTACAGAGTTTTCCGCCAGCAAGTACGTTTAAAGTGATTACTACAACTGCAGGAATTGAATCAGGGAAATTTTCGTATAACGCAACACTCCCAACATATGGTTGTATGAATATTGGTGGAACGACTTTTTGTGATTGGAACCGTGCGGGATTTGGTCGTTTGGGTTTTGTTGGGGCGCTGGCGTGGAGTAGTAATACATTCTTTTATCAAATTGGCAAAGGAGTTGGCGAATCAACTTTAATTGACTGGACGCGCCGTTATGGGTTTGGTCAAAAAACGGGGATCGAATTAGCATCCGAAGAATCAGCAGGTCTAGTCGCAGACGACCGCTGGAAGCAGAAAAATCTCAATTTACCTTGGAGTGTAGGCGACACTGTAAATATGTCGATTGGGCAAGGATTTTTGCAAGTCACACCACTTCAACTTGCGGTGATGTTTGCTGTCCCTGCTAACGGTGGCGATCGCGTTCAACCGCATTTATTGAAAGACAACGAAGACTCGAAATGGCGCGAGTCTTTAAATTTAAAACCAGAAACCGTGCGCGTGTTGCGTCAAGGATTGCGACAAGTCGTTTCTGGCGGTACAGGACAAGTTCTCAATTTACCCACAATTCCACGCGTTGCAGGTAAAAGTGGTACTGCACAGGCTTTTGGTAAGCAGGCTCATGCTTGGTTTGGTGCTTACGCCCCTGCAGATAAGCCTGAAATTGTTGTAGTGGCATTTGCTGAACACTCTGGTGGTGGTGGTGGTAAGGTTGCTGCACCAATGGTGTTAAAGGTGTTAGAAGCGTATTTCAAGAAGTGA